A segment of the Candidatus Pelagisphaera phototrophica genome:
CATCCATTCTCGACCGCATCGCGGAAGCGATGCAACGAGCCCACTCCCGGATTCCCGCCCCAAGAGAAGATCGCCTTTCGGGCGCAGCCCATCCCAATCAGGCGATCGTAAATGAGATCCGGCGTCATGCGGACGAGCGTCAAATCCCTTACTCCTTGACGGATGATCTCATGCCCAGCCGCAAAGGGAATCAAGTGCGTGAACCCTTCCAAACACACGGTCAACCCACTTTCGACATGGGTCGCAATCGCATCCGATAGTGATGTGAAATGAGGCATTGCTAACTTGACTGATGTTCGATTATCGGACAATTGTCCGATTAATGAACAATTGATGGGTTTTCTTTGAAAGTCAACTTCCTATGCAGCACCTCAATCCAGCTCTTTTCCGGTCGGGCGACCCGAATTTCATGACCTCCCTGGCTAGAGGAATCGAAGTGCTCTCTTCCTTCCAAAACAGCGCCACCGGATTGAGGGCCCCGACTATCAGCAAGCGTACCGGCTTGTCCCGAGCGGTGGTAAGCCGTTGCTTGTACACCCTCTCTGAACTCGGTTATGTCCGGCAAGCGGATGACGGCTACTATCTGGAACCGAAAATTCTTTCCTTGAGCCAAACCTATTTTAAAGCGAATCCGCTGCTTTCGATTGCCCCGGAATATCTCAATCGGGTCAAGGAGCAGGCCGGAGAGTCCTGCTCGCTCGCGGTTCTCGATGGCAGCGATGTCGTCTACATCGCCCGCTCCGCCGCTAGGCGAGTTATGACCGTTTCGCTTGGAATCGGTAGTCGCCTGCCAGCCTATTGCACCTCTCTGGGCAGGGTTCTGTTCGCCGCGCTGCCGCCCTCGGA
Coding sequences within it:
- a CDS encoding IclR family transcriptional regulator domain-containing protein, whose translation is MQHLNPALFRSGDPNFMTSLARGIEVLSSFQNSATGLRAPTISKRTGLSRAVVSRCLYTLSELGYVRQADDGYYLEPKILSLSQTYFKANPLLSIAPEYLNRVKEQAGESCSLAVLDGSDVVYIARSAARRVMTVSLGIGSRLPAYCTSLGRVLFAALPPSEQRKALENSDRVARTKYTITDSDELMKIFESANRQGYAIINEELEIGLRSLATPVRDQNGAVVAAMNIGLQAPLVSEAEMLETMLPVLSDAASELSSRIIL